In Streptomyces nojiriensis, one genomic interval encodes:
- a CDS encoding energy-coupling factor ABC transporter permease, with translation MHVPDGFINAPVSVAAGVVAAAAVAVSLRGARRELDERTAPLAGLVAAFIFAVQMLNFPVAAGTSGHLLGGALAAILVGPYTGVLCVSVVLLMQGILFADGGLTALGVNVTVMGVVTVVVAYAIFRGLLGLLPPTRRSVTAAAFTGALLSVPAAAAVFTLVYAVGGTTDVPIGKVFTAMVGVHVLIGIGEAAITAATVGAVIAVRPDLVHGARGLTSSLKLRVGGELVDAPAAAAAPAAAAGDGSTKKVWVTGLVTALVLAGFVSFYASANPDGLEKVAADKGIDEKVEEHAAANSPLADYSVKDVDDARLSGGLAGVIGVGVTVVVGTGIFWAVRRRRTEDLTATSSSTPVSAG, from the coding sequence ATGCATGTGCCCGACGGATTCATCAACGCACCCGTCTCGGTGGCCGCCGGAGTGGTGGCGGCCGCCGCGGTGGCCGTCAGCCTCCGCGGCGCCCGCCGCGAACTCGACGAGCGCACCGCGCCGCTCGCCGGTCTCGTCGCCGCCTTCATCTTCGCCGTGCAGATGCTGAACTTCCCGGTCGCGGCCGGTACCAGCGGCCATCTCCTGGGCGGGGCGCTCGCCGCGATACTCGTCGGCCCCTACACCGGCGTGCTGTGCGTGTCCGTCGTCCTGCTCATGCAGGGCATCCTCTTCGCCGACGGCGGCCTGACCGCCCTCGGCGTGAACGTCACCGTCATGGGCGTCGTCACCGTCGTCGTCGCCTACGCGATCTTCCGCGGGCTGCTCGGGCTCCTGCCGCCCACCCGCCGCTCGGTCACCGCGGCCGCCTTCACCGGCGCCCTGCTCTCGGTGCCCGCCGCGGCCGCCGTCTTCACCCTCGTCTACGCCGTCGGCGGCACCACGGACGTGCCCATCGGCAAGGTGTTCACCGCCATGGTCGGCGTCCACGTCCTCATCGGCATCGGCGAGGCCGCCATCACCGCCGCGACCGTCGGCGCCGTGATCGCGGTACGTCCCGACCTGGTGCACGGGGCCCGCGGGCTGACCTCGTCCCTAAAGCTGCGCGTCGGCGGCGAGCTCGTCGACGCACCGGCCGCGGCCGCCGCGCCCGCTGCCGCCGCCGGCGACGGGTCGACGAAGAAGGTGTGGGTGACCGGCCTGGTCACCGCCCTCGTGCTCGCCGGTTTCGTCTCCTTCTACGCCTCCGCGAACCCCGACGGCCTGGAGAAGGTCGCCGCGGACAAGGGCATCGACGAGAAGGTCGAGGAGCACGCCGCGGCGAACTCCCCGCTCGCCGACTACAGCGTCAAGGACGTCGACGACGCCCGCCTCTCCGGCGGACTCGCCGGGGTCATCGGCGTCGGCGTGACCGTCGTCGTCGGCACCGGGATCTTCTGGGCCGTGCGCCGCCGCCGGACGGAAGACCTCACCGCCACCTCCTCCTCCACCCCCGTCTCGGCGGGCTGA
- a CDS encoding SsgA family sporulation/cell division regulator codes for MSATAENPPATATTTATATAVEERVRARVITDDPLYRTIPVALRFAVAEPLAVRIVFPAGLSPEGTDNEWVFPRALLEAGLQAPTGTGDVRIWPCGRVQAVVEFHSPEGVAVVQFDIAALRRFLRRTYAPAAAVTRRA; via the coding sequence ATGTCAGCAACCGCCGAGAATCCCCCAGCGACCGCCACCACCACCGCGACCGCGACCGCCGTCGAGGAACGGGTCCGTGCCCGCGTCATCACGGACGACCCCCTCTACCGGACCATCCCGGTCGCCCTGCGCTTCGCCGTCGCCGAGCCGCTGGCCGTACGGATCGTCTTCCCGGCGGGCCTGTCCCCCGAAGGCACCGACAACGAGTGGGTCTTCCCCCGCGCCCTCCTGGAGGCGGGCCTCCAGGCCCCGACCGGGACCGGGGACGTACGGATCTGGCCCTGCGGCCGCGTCCAGGCGGTCGTCGAGTTCCACTCCCCCGAGGGCGTCGCCGTGGTCCAGTTCGACATCGCCGCACTGCGCCGGTTCCTGCGGCGTACGTACGCCCCCGCGGCCGCCGTCACCCGTCGGGCGTAA
- a CDS encoding MMPL family transporter, whose product MATFLYRLGRGAFRRRGLVALLWVALLFAAGFGAASAAAPTSGSFSIPGSEAQKAFDLLDKRFPGMAADGATARIVIKAPEGAKVTDPGPKAEVQKIVSGLKTGPGAAEISSVADPYEVQAVSQDGSTAYISAKYTVSGMELKDDTREALKGSGEAAKAAGLNVQIGGDALMAAPETGSGEIIGIAVAAIVLVITFGSLIAAGLPLLTAIIGVGIGVSSITALANVLDLGNTTATLATMIGLAVGIDYALFIVSRYRVELAEGRERDEAAGRAVGTAGSAVVFAGLTVVIALVGLAVVNLPMLTKMGFAAAGTVVIAVLVALTLVPAILGFAGKKVLPAGEKSRLFGKGKPAGAEKKANGGTRWARFVLRRPVMVLLAGVIGLGVIAIPASKLEMGLPDDGAQPVSTTQRQAYDLLSDGFGPGFNGPLMVVVDGNKALADSTVDRIKGLDGVVAVTPPTLNEAGDAAVITVIPKDRPSSTHTEELVHEIRDGSGDDVLVTGATAMNIDFSQKMNDALLPYLALVVGLAFLLLMLVFRSVLVPLKAALGFLLSVVAALGAVVAVFQWGWLGSVFGVEQTGPIMSMMPIFMVGVVFGLAMDYEVFLVTRMREAYVHGERPGQAVVTGFQYSARVVVAAAIIMIAVFAGFIGASEQMVKMIGFGLAVAVFFDAFVVRMAIVPAVLALLGHKAWWLPKWLDRLLPNVDVEGESLRKHLESAQSPEGPDKDRELVNA is encoded by the coding sequence GTGGCTACCTTCCTCTACCGACTCGGCAGAGGCGCCTTCCGGCGCCGCGGCCTCGTCGCCCTCCTCTGGGTGGCGCTGCTGTTCGCCGCCGGCTTCGGCGCCGCCTCGGCGGCCGCGCCCACCTCCGGCTCGTTCTCGATACCCGGTTCGGAGGCCCAGAAGGCCTTCGACCTGCTGGACAAGCGCTTCCCGGGCATGGCCGCCGACGGCGCCACCGCCCGCATCGTCATCAAGGCCCCCGAGGGCGCCAAGGTCACCGACCCCGGCCCCAAGGCCGAGGTCCAGAAGATCGTCTCGGGTCTGAAGACCGGTCCGGGCGCGGCCGAGATCTCCTCCGTCGCCGACCCGTACGAGGTCCAGGCCGTGAGCCAGGACGGCTCCACCGCCTACATCAGCGCCAAGTACACCGTCAGCGGCATGGAGCTGAAGGACGACACCCGCGAGGCGCTCAAGGGCTCGGGCGAGGCCGCCAAGGCCGCCGGGCTGAACGTCCAGATCGGTGGCGACGCGCTGATGGCGGCCCCCGAGACGGGCTCCGGCGAGATCATCGGCATCGCGGTCGCCGCGATCGTCCTCGTCATCACCTTCGGCTCACTGATCGCCGCCGGTCTGCCGCTGCTGACCGCGATCATCGGCGTGGGCATCGGCGTCTCCTCCATCACCGCGCTCGCCAACGTGCTGGACCTCGGCAACACCACCGCCACCCTCGCGACGATGATCGGCCTCGCGGTCGGCATCGACTACGCCCTCTTCATCGTCTCCCGCTACCGCGTGGAGCTCGCCGAGGGCCGCGAGCGGGACGAGGCCGCCGGCCGCGCTGTCGGAACCGCCGGCTCCGCCGTCGTCTTCGCCGGTCTGACCGTGGTCATCGCCCTGGTGGGCCTGGCCGTCGTCAACCTCCCCATGCTGACCAAGATGGGCTTCGCGGCCGCGGGCACCGTGGTCATCGCCGTGCTCGTCGCGCTGACCCTGGTCCCGGCCATCCTCGGCTTCGCGGGCAAGAAGGTGCTGCCCGCGGGCGAGAAGAGCCGGCTGTTCGGCAAGGGCAAGCCGGCGGGCGCCGAGAAGAAGGCCAACGGCGGCACCCGCTGGGCCCGCTTCGTCCTGCGCCGCCCCGTCATGGTGCTGCTGGCCGGTGTGATCGGCCTCGGCGTCATCGCCATCCCGGCGAGCAAGCTGGAGATGGGCCTGCCGGACGACGGTGCCCAGCCGGTCTCCACCACCCAGCGCCAGGCGTACGACCTGCTGTCCGACGGCTTCGGCCCGGGCTTCAACGGCCCGCTGATGGTGGTCGTGGACGGCAACAAGGCGCTGGCCGACTCCACCGTCGACCGGATCAAGGGCCTGGACGGGGTCGTCGCGGTCACCCCGCCGACCCTCAACGAGGCCGGCGACGCCGCGGTGATCACCGTGATCCCGAAGGACCGCCCGTCCTCCACGCACACCGAGGAACTGGTCCACGAGATCCGCGACGGCAGCGGGGACGACGTCCTCGTCACCGGCGCCACCGCGATGAACATCGACTTCTCGCAGAAGATGAACGACGCGCTGCTGCCCTACCTGGCGCTCGTCGTGGGCCTGGCCTTCCTGCTGCTGATGCTCGTCTTCCGCTCGGTCCTGGTCCCGCTCAAGGCGGCCCTCGGCTTCCTGCTCTCGGTCGTCGCCGCCCTCGGCGCCGTCGTCGCGGTCTTCCAGTGGGGCTGGCTCGGCTCGGTCTTCGGGGTGGAGCAGACCGGTCCGATCATGTCGATGATGCCGATCTTCATGGTGGGTGTCGTCTTCGGTCTGGCCATGGACTACGAGGTCTTCCTCGTCACCCGGATGCGTGAGGCGTACGTCCACGGCGAGCGCCCGGGCCAGGCCGTGGTCACCGGCTTCCAGTACAGCGCGCGGGTCGTCGTGGCCGCCGCCATCATCATGATCGCGGTGTTCGCGGGCTTCATCGGGGCCAGCGAGCAGATGGTCAAGATGATCGGCTTCGGTCTGGCCGTCGCCGTCTTCTTCGACGCCTTCGTGGTCCGCATGGCCATCGTCCCGGCGGTGCTCGCCCTGCTCGGGCACAAGGCCTGGTGGCTGCCGAAGTGGCTGGACCGGCTGCTGCCGAACGTGGACGTGGAGGGCGAGAGCCTGCGCAAGCACCTGGAGTCCGCGCAGTCCCCGGAGGGCCCGGACAAGGACCGCGAGCTGGTCAACGCCTGA
- a CDS encoding TetR/AcrR family transcriptional regulator produces the protein MTEAMAARRSRITPERQAELHEAVLDLLRDVGYEALTMDAVAARTKSSKATLYRQWGSKPELVAKALRCTQPVSLREIDTGSLRGDFARMVEHSDDAQMAKDTALMRGLAHAVHESPELHKALRDLLVDPEINGLQTMLRRAVDRGEIRPDCPALDFVPHMLIGAFIALPLIEDRPVDRAFLGDFIDAVVFPALGV, from the coding sequence ATGACCGAGGCGATGGCGGCTCGGCGTAGCCGGATCACCCCCGAGCGACAGGCCGAACTGCACGAGGCGGTCCTCGACCTCCTGCGTGACGTCGGCTACGAGGCGCTGACCATGGACGCGGTCGCCGCCCGTACGAAGTCCAGCAAGGCCACCCTCTACCGCCAGTGGGGGAGCAAGCCGGAGCTGGTCGCCAAGGCCCTGCGCTGCACGCAGCCGGTCTCGCTGCGCGAGATCGACACGGGCAGCCTGCGCGGGGACTTCGCGCGCATGGTCGAGCACTCCGACGACGCGCAGATGGCCAAGGACACCGCGCTGATGCGGGGTCTGGCCCACGCCGTCCACGAGAGCCCGGAGCTGCACAAGGCCCTGCGCGACCTGCTGGTCGACCCGGAGATCAACGGTCTCCAGACGATGCTGCGGCGCGCGGTGGACCGGGGCGAGATCCGCCCGGACTGTCCGGCGCTCGACTTCGTACCGCACATGCTCATCGGGGCGTTCATCGCGCTCCCGCTGATCGAGGACCGCCCGGTGGACCGGGCCTTCCTCGGTGACTTCATCGACGCCGTGGTCTTCCCCGCCCTCGGCGTCTGA
- a CDS encoding S41 family peptidase, with product MSHDVAYLRFPHLHDDLLCFATEDDLWVAPLVPDGRTPGRAWRITVDRTRVGHPRFSPDGKHIAFTTWRSLDPEIHLAPVDGGPARQLSHWGALDTRVCGWTPPDEDGRSDILAVSSHSQPFSYFAWAYTLPTDGSPGGRLPWGPVSDIQVHATEEGERHSLLLTGKPPHEPAAWKRYRGGATGRLWLHGQRLLEDVEGHLDSPMFVDGRIAFLSDHEGIGNLYSCLPDGTDLRRHTDHEEFYARHASSDGSRVVYQCAGDLWLVESLDRDAVPRKLDVRLGGPRAGRRTYQVPAASHVDSLSVDTTGRASAVVVRGSLYWLTHRDGPARTIADTPGVRVRLPEMLGSGGQVAYVTDAEGEDAIEIAYLPRASGEREPRRLASGELGRVTELLSDPDGERLAIASNDGRLLLIDATEESNGEVTELIRSINGPVTDLAFSPDGDWLTWSHPGIGRSLRQIKMARISGPGARTVVDVTNGRFEDENPVFTRDGRYLAFLSWRGFDPVYDVHTGDLSFPLGCRPYLVPLNSATPSPFALSAEGRPAAGGLDVAEGDSGEADGAVTVEVEGLESRVTPFPVTASKYSALYPVHGGGLVWLRWPISGALGETFANPADISGKPTLEHFDLTKARKTELASGLDWFAVSGDGTRLVINDDGDLRAVPATESGDSDSTVYLDLRRILHEVDPAAEWRQAYEEAGRIIRAYFWEPKMCGIDWDGILAQYRSLVERVASPDEFADLLREVLGELGTSHAYVSPARRNEGPPHYQRAIGLLGANLFPRDGEWVVSRILPGESSDSKARSPLAGTGIREGAVLTHVDGRPVDPVTGPYPLLAAAGGTTVELTFRPAAGEGRARRVAIVPLIDERPLRYQDWVSKRREAVREISGGRCGYLHIPDMGGSGWAQFNRDLRMEMSRPALIVDVRGNAGGHISELVVEKLTRSILGWDLTRNAQPVSYASNAPRGPIVALADEATSSDGDMITAAFKLLGLGPVVGLRTWGGVVGMTGRHTLGDGTVITVPMNAAWFPEYGWSVENHGVEPDLEIQRTPLDWAEGRHAQLDDAVHLALELLEQDPAAVPPGYTDVPDRRRPKLPPRE from the coding sequence GTGAGTCACGACGTCGCGTACCTCCGTTTCCCGCACCTGCACGACGACCTCCTCTGCTTCGCCACCGAGGACGACCTCTGGGTCGCCCCGCTGGTCCCCGACGGCCGGACGCCCGGACGGGCCTGGCGCATCACCGTCGACCGGACCCGCGTCGGCCACCCGCGCTTCTCCCCCGACGGCAAGCACATCGCCTTCACCACCTGGCGCAGCCTCGACCCCGAGATCCACCTCGCCCCCGTGGACGGCGGCCCCGCCCGCCAGCTGAGCCACTGGGGCGCCCTCGACACCCGCGTCTGCGGCTGGACCCCGCCCGACGAGGACGGGCGCAGCGACATCCTGGCCGTGTCCTCGCACAGCCAGCCCTTCTCCTACTTCGCCTGGGCCTACACCCTCCCGACCGACGGCAGCCCCGGCGGGCGCCTGCCCTGGGGGCCCGTCTCCGACATCCAGGTGCACGCCACGGAGGAGGGCGAACGGCACTCCCTGCTGCTCACCGGCAAGCCCCCGCACGAGCCCGCCGCCTGGAAGCGCTACCGCGGCGGCGCCACCGGCCGGCTGTGGCTGCACGGACAGCGCCTGCTGGAGGACGTCGAGGGCCACCTCGACTCCCCGATGTTCGTGGACGGCAGGATCGCCTTCCTCTCCGACCACGAGGGCATCGGCAACCTGTACTCCTGCCTGCCCGACGGCACCGATCTGCGCCGGCACACCGATCACGAGGAGTTCTACGCCCGGCACGCCTCCAGCGACGGCTCCCGCGTCGTCTACCAGTGCGCCGGGGACCTCTGGCTCGTCGAGTCCCTCGACCGGGACGCCGTCCCGCGCAAGCTCGACGTCCGCCTCGGCGGGCCGCGCGCGGGCCGCCGTACGTACCAGGTGCCGGCCGCCAGCCACGTCGACTCGCTCTCCGTGGACACCACCGGGCGCGCCAGCGCGGTCGTGGTGCGCGGCAGCCTCTACTGGCTGACCCACCGCGACGGCCCGGCCCGCACCATCGCCGACACCCCGGGCGTGCGCGTACGGCTGCCGGAGATGCTCGGCAGCGGCGGGCAGGTCGCCTACGTCACCGACGCCGAGGGCGAGGACGCGATCGAGATCGCCTACCTGCCGCGGGCCTCCGGGGAACGGGAGCCGCGCCGGCTGGCCTCGGGCGAGCTGGGCCGGGTCACCGAGCTGCTCTCGGACCCGGACGGCGAGCGGCTCGCCATCGCCTCCAACGACGGCCGGCTGCTGCTCATCGACGCCACCGAGGAGTCCAACGGCGAGGTCACCGAGCTGATCCGGTCCATCAACGGCCCGGTCACCGACCTCGCCTTCTCCCCCGACGGGGACTGGCTGACCTGGTCGCACCCGGGCATCGGGCGTTCGCTGCGGCAGATCAAGATGGCCCGGATCTCCGGCCCCGGCGCCCGCACCGTCGTCGACGTCACCAACGGCCGCTTCGAGGACGAGAATCCGGTCTTCACCCGGGACGGGCGCTACCTGGCCTTCCTGTCCTGGCGCGGTTTCGACCCGGTCTACGACGTGCACACCGGCGACCTGTCCTTCCCGCTGGGCTGCCGCCCCTACCTGGTGCCGCTGAACTCCGCGACCCCCTCCCCCTTCGCGCTCTCCGCCGAGGGCCGGCCCGCGGCCGGCGGACTCGACGTGGCGGAGGGCGACTCGGGCGAGGCCGACGGCGCCGTCACCGTGGAGGTGGAGGGACTGGAGAGCCGCGTCACCCCGTTCCCGGTGACCGCGTCCAAGTACTCGGCCCTGTACCCGGTGCACGGCGGCGGGCTGGTGTGGCTGCGCTGGCCGATCTCGGGCGCGCTCGGCGAGACCTTCGCCAACCCGGCCGACATCAGCGGCAAGCCGACACTGGAGCACTTCGACCTCACCAAGGCCCGCAAGACCGAACTGGCCTCGGGGCTGGACTGGTTCGCGGTCAGCGGCGACGGCACGCGACTCGTGATCAACGACGACGGCGACCTGCGCGCGGTCCCGGCGACCGAGTCGGGCGACAGCGACTCGACCGTCTACCTGGACCTGCGGCGCATCCTGCACGAGGTGGACCCGGCGGCCGAGTGGCGCCAGGCCTACGAGGAGGCCGGGCGGATCATCCGCGCGTACTTCTGGGAGCCGAAGATGTGCGGCATCGACTGGGACGGGATCCTCGCCCAGTACCGCTCCCTGGTCGAACGGGTCGCCTCACCCGACGAGTTCGCCGACCTGCTGCGCGAGGTCCTCGGCGAACTCGGCACCTCGCACGCCTACGTCTCCCCCGCGCGCCGCAACGAAGGCCCCCCGCACTACCAGCGGGCGATCGGCCTGCTCGGCGCCAACCTCTTCCCCCGGGACGGGGAATGGGTGGTCAGCCGGATCCTGCCCGGCGAGTCCTCGGACTCCAAGGCCCGCTCCCCCCTGGCCGGCACCGGCATCCGGGAAGGCGCGGTGCTCACCCACGTGGACGGCCGGCCGGTGGACCCGGTCACCGGGCCCTATCCGCTGCTGGCGGCGGCGGGCGGCACCACGGTGGAGCTGACCTTCCGGCCCGCGGCGGGCGAGGGCCGGGCCCGCCGGGTCGCCATCGTGCCGCTCATCGACGAACGGCCGCTGCGCTACCAGGACTGGGTGTCCAAGCGGCGCGAGGCGGTCCGGGAGATCAGCGGCGGCCGCTGCGGCTACCTCCACATCCCCGACATGGGCGGCTCGGGCTGGGCGCAGTTCAACCGCGACCTGCGGATGGAGATGTCCCGGCCCGCACTGATCGTGGACGTACGCGGCAACGCGGGCGGGCACATCAGCGAGCTGGTGGTGGAGAAGCTGACCCGCTCCATCCTCGGCTGGGACCTGACGCGCAACGCGCAGCCGGTCAGTTACGCCTCCAACGCGCCCCGCGGACCGATCGTGGCGCTGGCCGACGAGGCGACCTCCTCGGACGGGGACATGATCACCGCGGCCTTCAAACTGCTGGGCCTGGGACCGGTGGTGGGCCTGCGCACCTGGGGCGGGGTGGTCGGCATGACCGGCCGCCACACCCTCGGGGACGGCACGGTGATCACGGTGCCGATGAACGCCGCCTGGTTCCCGGAGTACGGCTGGTCGGTGGAGAACCACGGCGTGGAGCCGGACCTGGAGATCCAGCGCACCCCGCTCGACTGGGCGGAGGGGCGGCACGCCCAGCTGGACGACGCCGTGCACCTGGCGCTGGAACTGCTGGAACAGGACCCGGCCGCGGTGCCGCCCGGCTACACGGACGTACCGGACCGGCGCCGTCCGAAGCTGCCGCCGAGGGAGTGA
- a CDS encoding SDR family oxidoreductase: MSARRSLEGQVAVVTGAARGVGELLARKLSARGAKIALVGLEPEVLKEVSERLHTESDHWYADVTDHEAMARVAEEVKQRFGKVDIVVANAGVAAGGPFADSDPDAWRRVIEVNLIGGAVTARAFLPVLMESRGYFLQIASLAAITPAPMMTAYCASKSGVEAFAHCLRAEVGYKGVKVGVGYLSWTDTDMVRGADQDEVMRELRQRLPWPSNRTYPLGPAVDRIVAGIERRSPHVYAQWWLRGMQGVRGYLPGLIATVGQREMKRFEPRLGGVSKGLVGAGGAADEKERTQSH, encoded by the coding sequence GTGAGCGCTCGCAGGAGTCTGGAAGGCCAGGTCGCCGTCGTCACCGGCGCCGCCCGGGGGGTGGGCGAGCTGCTCGCGCGCAAGCTGTCGGCCCGCGGCGCGAAGATCGCCCTCGTCGGCCTGGAGCCGGAGGTCCTCAAAGAGGTCTCCGAGCGGCTGCACACCGAAAGCGACCACTGGTACGCCGACGTCACCGACCACGAGGCCATGGCCCGGGTGGCCGAGGAGGTCAAGCAGCGCTTCGGCAAGGTGGACATCGTCGTCGCCAACGCGGGCGTGGCCGCCGGCGGGCCGTTCGCCGACTCGGACCCGGACGCCTGGCGCCGGGTGATCGAGGTCAACCTGATCGGCGGGGCCGTCACCGCCCGCGCCTTCCTGCCCGTACTGATGGAGAGCCGCGGCTACTTCCTGCAGATCGCCTCGCTCGCCGCGATCACCCCGGCACCGATGATGACCGCCTACTGCGCCTCCAAGTCCGGGGTCGAGGCCTTCGCGCACTGCCTGCGCGCGGAGGTCGGGTACAAGGGGGTCAAGGTCGGGGTCGGCTACCTCTCCTGGACCGACACGGACATGGTGCGCGGCGCCGACCAGGACGAGGTCATGCGGGAGTTGCGCCAGCGGCTGCCGTGGCCGTCGAACCGTACGTACCCGCTGGGGCCGGCCGTCGACCGGATCGTCGCGGGCATCGAGCGGCGCTCGCCGCACGTGTACGCGCAGTGGTGGCTGCGCGGCATGCAGGGGGTGCGCGGCTACCTGCCGGGGCTGATCGCGACGGTCGGGCAGCGCGAGATGAAGCGCTTCGAGCCGCGCCTGGGCGGTGTGTCCAAGGGGCTCGTCGGGGCCGGCGGGGCGGCGGACGAGAAGGAGCGCACGCAGAGTCACTGA
- a CDS encoding alpha/beta fold hydrolase encodes MSRLMHVVSGPYAPPVARRELVAVSADGARLHVEVHGDEDAPTVVLAHGWTCSTAFWAAQTRALAATHRVIVYDQRGHGRSPAVRAAGHSTTALADDLVAVLEAALAPGRRAVVAGHSMGGMTIMAAAGRPEFAERAAAALLCSTGSSRLVDEALVLPVRPGRVRTRVTGAVLGSRAPLGPVTPIARKVLKYATMGPGSAPDKVEACARIVHACPTGVRHAWSRVLAGLDLDADVARLTVPTAVIGGTADRLTPIVHARGLAAALPNCVGLTELTGMGHMTPVEAPEAVTGALRELADLYLDTTAKEKTT; translated from the coding sequence GTGAGTCGGCTGATGCATGTCGTCTCCGGGCCCTACGCGCCGCCCGTCGCGCGGCGGGAGCTCGTCGCCGTCTCCGCCGACGGGGCCCGGCTGCACGTCGAGGTCCACGGGGACGAGGACGCGCCGACCGTGGTGCTGGCCCACGGCTGGACCTGTTCCACCGCCTTCTGGGCCGCCCAGACCAGGGCCCTGGCCGCCACCCACCGGGTCATCGTCTACGACCAGCGCGGGCACGGGCGCAGCCCCGCCGTCCGGGCGGCCGGTCACAGCACCACCGCCCTCGCCGACGACCTGGTGGCCGTCCTGGAGGCCGCCCTCGCCCCCGGGCGGCGGGCGGTCGTCGCCGGGCATTCCATGGGCGGTATGACGATCATGGCGGCCGCGGGCCGGCCGGAGTTCGCCGAGCGGGCCGCGGCCGCGCTGCTGTGCAGTACCGGCAGTTCCCGGCTGGTCGACGAGGCACTGGTCCTGCCGGTGCGCCCCGGGCGCGTCCGGACCCGTGTCACCGGCGCGGTCCTCGGCTCCCGCGCCCCCCTCGGGCCGGTCACGCCGATCGCCCGGAAGGTCCTCAAGTACGCCACCATGGGCCCCGGGTCGGCGCCGGACAAGGTCGAGGCGTGCGCCCGTATCGTCCACGCCTGCCCCACCGGGGTGCGGCACGCCTGGTCCCGGGTGCTGGCCGGCCTGGACCTCGACGCCGACGTGGCCCGCCTCACGGTGCCCACCGCCGTCATCGGCGGCACCGCCGACCGGCTCACCCCGATCGTGCACGCCCGCGGACTCGCCGCCGCGCTGCCGAACTGCGTGGGCCTGACCGAGCTCACCGGCATGGGGCACATGACCCCGGTCGAGGCCCCCGAGGCCGTCACCGGCGCCCTGCGCGAGCTCGCCGATCTGTATCTCGACACCACCGCGAAGGAGAAGACGACGTGA